The Phocoena sinus isolate mPhoSin1 chromosome 18, mPhoSin1.pri, whole genome shotgun sequence DNA window gccttcTTAGGAATGCATAAAAACCAGACCAGTGAGGACACAATTTAGAAACAATCTTCTGTCAAAGAACAGACAGGAACCTACACAGAAATGAGCACAGTGGGTTTTAAACCTGCTAAAGCAGAAATCAAGTATCCACCCCAGGTGATGCTGTTCTGGGACAGCATGGGGCAAGGCTCAGGGACGTCCAGGGAGAAGAGGACCGGCAGTGCCCGGAAGATTTCAGTTTTGTCCATCCCACAAATGAGCTCAGGGCTTCCTCACGGTCCGTCCCAGAATTCAGCCCCTGTCAAGAAGGGCCACTCCAGGAGCACCCTTAGAGACGCTAACCACGCTGGGCAAGAACACTGCTGCCTATTTattcttagaaaaattaaattctcatCTAAAGGACAATACACATTGTTACATCTAATAGGCACACAGAAGAAATGAGAGTTGAATAAAGAGAACTCTTTGTCTTATGTCTTCAAAAGAATCCTGGCCACCTGGCATCCCAAAAAGCTAAACACAGTAAGGACAGGAAATGGAAAAGGATCCCCCAGGGGCAGCTTACCTGATCAAACCTGTTCACATCGTTGGACAGCAGGTTGACTATCTGGCCTGTGGTGGTCTTCCCCATGGCCAAGTTACTCAGGCAAAGTGCCTGAAACAAGAGAGGGTAACAGAGAATTGGATCCCTGCGGTGATACAGAGTCACTCTtagaacataacaaaacagagcACGTTTTCATGGGGTCTTGAGTGGTGTCAGGACGAGCAGCATGACCCCTGACAGCAGGGCTCTAGGAACCCATGTTTACCCTTTGACTCCTCAATGTGGCGACAGCCATGCCCACAAGGACAGCAAACAGAGGCCGACGCAAAATCTCACACAAGGCGCTTTTTTTTGATGAATCTGGACATGCCCCAAATATAAAGGGATGTAGGTTCATACTTAGAAGCCAACTAAAGTAATCTTAGGCCATATTAGATGAAAGCAGGGAAGCTGCCTGCAAATCAATCATTAATTTTGTGTGTGACATCATTTCATCACTgtattctcagtttcctcattctttGAACGGAAATAACTCTTCACCGTGCATAAGATTATAGGGTACGTATGAGAGGTGAATGGCAGATTTGTTATCTACTATGTGGAGGAAACCAGGTGCTCCTGGAGATATAGTTACTGACAGTCATGTCTTCTCGTCTTTGGAGATGGGACAAGATATATGCCAACACCTGTAATTCAGGTGTGACGTGAACACTAAACACAGTGGCACAGGGAACTGGGGAAGGTTTCTACCAAGTGACACTGTGGTGAGGGAGGAGCTTGGACGACGAAAAGGATAAACTgtatggagagaagggaagggcacTGTGGGTGAGAGGAACCCATGCAGAGACTCCAGGGAGGAAAAATGCAAAATCTGGCTAGAAAGGTAGTCTGGGAAATAGCTAAGGAGTTTGGAAGGCAACATGGAACGGTCAATGTTTTTTCGCATTAGAGAAACTCAACTTTAGGAAAATTAAACTGAAGAAGTGACTGGCCAGGAGATTTTTGGAAGAAAGGAGAATTAGGGGTCAGTGAAACAGTCAAGAGGTAACCAGACTGCGCAGTAGAGATGTGTGAATGGTAGCAAAGGGCCACTGAAAACACTCTGAAAGGTgaaaaatgctttgcaaatatgagcgagggagggagggagggagggagggagggagggaggtgccactgcaggaaagaaagaaaccatactGTGCCTTAACTTCTGAAAGCTCTCTTGAAAATAGGTTTAAAGCCTGTTTTACATACAAATACATGTTAATCCCTCATGaagaaaatacttattttaaagaagTAGCTAGTTTATCCCTAATTTGAACAACTTAAAGAAGGCAGAATGGTGTACCAAACTCTGAGTTTAAACTgatcatcaaaaaaaatcaagacaactGCACCTAATTGGAATTGATGGACCCAAAGGCTGGTTCTGGAACAAAAGTTAACATGAATCAACTATAACACTgcagccagggacttccctcgtggcgctgCAGtaaggaatccacctgccagtgcaggggatgagggttcaagccctggcccggaaagatcccacaggccgcggagcaactaagcccgtgcaccagaactactgagcctacgctctagagcccgcgagccacaactactgagcctgtgcactacaactactgaagtccacgcacctacagcctgtgatccacagtaagagaagccaccacaatgagaagcccgcgaacagcaacaaagagtagcccctgcttgccgcaactagagaaagcctgtgcgcagcaacgaaggccccacacagccaaaaataaattaattgattaattaattaatttaaaaacaaaaaacaagtccTTTCTCTGCTCCGGTTCCCCTGAGTGGTGAGCTTCAGGCTGAAAGACATTTAGGAATTGCTGTCCCTAAAGGAGAACAGTCACCATGCTCATGGCAGGGATTTTGCGCTCAATAGTTCAGAGGCCCCCAGGCAGACTACAAATGGTGACAAAAGGTGTGGAGCCCCTTGTTTGTACAGACTGGATTCGTCACAAACTTGCGAAGTCAAGAATTCCAGATAAAGTTTTCCAGCCTTCACCTGAAGATCATGAAAAATATGGTGGGGATACAGAGCAACCTCATAAACCACATATTGTTGCcagaataaaaagtacaaaaaggCGTCCATATTGGGAGAAAGATATAATAAAGATGCTTGGGTTACAAAAAGCACATACCCCTCAAGTTCACAAGAATGCCCCTTCGGTGAATGCAGAACTGAAAGTGGTTAAACATTTGGTAAGAATCAAGCCCCGGAAGCTGCCACAAGGTCTCCCAACAGAGCAGAACATGTCCAGCATGTGTCTCAGGAGCACTGCAGAGCTGGTGGTGGGGCGGCTTCAGAGCCCCACGGACCAGGAAGTGAGTAAGTCCTGATGGCCTCGCAGCTCCAGAGTAAAAAGTGCAAGTCATTTCTATTTAAAGATGGTGAGAAAGTGTTCTCATTAAAAtatgggggtttttttgcttttttttttgcggtacgcgggcctctcactgctgtggcctctcccgttgcggagcacaggctccggacgcgcaggctcagcggtcatggctcccgggcccagccgctccgcggcatgtgggatcttcccggaccggggcacgaacccgtgccccctgcaacggcaggcggactctcaaccactgcgccaccagggaagccctaaaatatgttttaaattctaaaaacaaacaaacaaaacaaaaaacaaaacactgcagcCAACAGAGAAATCAAGGATCTGTCAAAAGAAAATCAGTCATATTCCACACAGGATAATAAACAGAACATGAAGCGACAGTAATACTATTAATGAGAAGACACAGCTTACAAGCCAACAGCCAGATTTCTGTTTCCAGCCATGAAAGAATAATTGGTACTGGACTCGCCTGCCATCGTAAAACTGCAAAGGTGGACGAAATATATGAAGCAGCTGTTTTCAGGCACTGAATGACAAGCAGGGCTGAACTGTA harbors:
- the LOC116742888 gene encoding 39S ribosomal protein L30, mitochondrial-like; the protein is MLMAGILRSIVQRPPGRLQMVTKGVEPLVCTDWIRHKLAKSRIPDKVFQPSPEDHEKYGGDTEQPHKPHIVARIKSTKRRPYWEKDIIKMLGLQKAHTPQVHKNAPSVNAELKVVKHLVRIKPRKLPQGLPTEQNMSSMCLRSTAELVVGRLQSPTDQEVSKS